Proteins found in one Mytilus edulis chromosome 2, xbMytEdul2.2, whole genome shotgun sequence genomic segment:
- the LOC139512835 gene encoding uncharacterized protein, which translates to MLLTSTMSSLQNISHIFIDNLQVTESKRSSIEILWQATVQSPLNLLGYRVHYQKIASSYIQYGPRLPPTDHSYSVNNLVPDTYYKICLSMLRNDSSPYQKCVTASTQSWDLPVSVGSSIGAVLALAMIVLLILMIRCKSLLRCKKKQHKSDYDTVSPHCNDNVFNFSETHIDDDAEQQNDLQVNDQKPHTVHDQDGTVSGAIPKVRSTHHGHSKHSLECHCGMQDKYYGSNPNGFVQQRDNTPKPYTNSYNDHYHDNAIILHVHGNSSPDNKTQLSHISAGTKYNDQIINHSAIEPNDLEDTFSDQADIFLTFPNADSSSTSTAEDLEMTDISHKVPSEKHFQTSLDAGNVCK; encoded by the coding sequence ATGCTCTTGACATCTACTATGTCATCACTGCAAAATATATCACATATCTTTATTGATAATCTGCAGGTGACGGAATCTAAAAGATCGTCTATTGAAATACTTTGGCAAGCAACTGTCCAAAGTCCACTTAATCTTCTTGGGTATCGAGTACATTATCAGAAGATTGCCAGTTCGTATATTCAGTATGGACCTCGTTTGCCACCAACAGATCATTCCTACAGTGTAAACAATCTTGTACCAGATACTTATTACAAGATTTGTCTGTCAATGTTAAGAAATGACAGTTCCCCTTACCAAAAATGTGTTACAGCATCAACACAAAGCTGGGACCTTCCTGTTTCAGTAGGAAGCAGTATAGGGGCTGTTCTTGCTCTAGCTATGATAGTGTTATTGATTCTAATGATCCGGTGTAAATCTCTTCTACGATGtaaaaagaaacaacataaaaGTGATTACGACACGGTATCCCCACATTGTAATGATAATGTGTTTAATTTTAGTGAAACACACATCGACGATGATGCCGAACAACAAAACGACTTACAAGTAAACGATCAGAAGCCACATACAGTACACGACCAAGATGGTACAGTTTCTGGTGCTATTCCAAAAGTACGATCAACACACCATGGTCATTCAAAGCATAGTCTCGAATGTCACTGTGGTATGCAGGACAAATATTATGGCTCAAATCCGAATGGGTTTGTACAGCAGAGAGACAATACTCCTAAACCATATACAAATAGCTACAATGATCATTACCATGATAATGCGATAATTCTGCATGTGCATGGTAATTCAAGTCCGGATAATAAGACTCAATTATCACATATAAGTGCTGGTACTAAATATAATGACCAAATTATTAATCATAGTGCAATAGAACCAAACGACTTAGAAGATACTTTTTCTGATCAAGCAGATATTTTCCTAACATTTCCAAATGCAGATTCTAGTTCTACCTCCACAGCAGAAGATTTGGAAATGACAGACATATCGCATAAAGTACCCAGTGAAAAACATTTTCAGACTTCGCTCGACGCTGGTAATGTTTGTAAATAA